A region from the Palaemon carinicauda isolate YSFRI2023 chromosome 16, ASM3689809v2, whole genome shotgun sequence genome encodes:
- the LOC137655284 gene encoding uncharacterized protein — MKLIEEGLTYDEKQKCWFVRYPWIRDPNQLKNNIKVANARLRTTGNRLRKLGNEYAMKYQKEIEDMVRRGVARKLTNKEIQEYNGPIQYIHHHEVLKPESSSTPMRIVFNSSASYMGQRLNDFWAKVPYILNSLLGVLCRFRQDNIAIVGDIAKMYHTVKLSILDEHTHRFLWRDLDDSRPPDQYVLTTVTFGDRPSGTIAMVALRHTVEQFGKESPDVQDMILNNTYVDDILYSTDTIENAIKLIQDTERVLSQGSFRIKHWIVSGHYENCNIRIIESDSEKILGLKWNPVDDYFSFAVRLNFTPRIRKVRSGPNLDISEFDYKFPEILTRRKILSQIASLYDPLGLVIPLLLKVKILMRSMISKGNSNGGERMESVFQRIVWTGVINF; from the coding sequence atgaaattgATTGAGGAAGGATTAACGTATGATGAGAAACAGAAATGCTGGTTTGTAAGGTATCCTTGGATAAGAGATCCAAATCAgttgaaaaataacataaaggtAGCAAATGCCAGGTTAAGAACAACAGGGAATAGATTAAGGAAACTTGGGAATGAGTATGcaatgaaatatcagaaagagattgAAGATATGGTTAGAAGGGGAGTAGCTAGGAAATTAACTAATAAGGAGATTCAAGAGTACAACGGCCCAATTCAATATATTCATCATCATGAGGTGTTGAAGCCAGAATCTAGTTCAACCCCAATGCGCATTGTCTTCAATTCTTCAGCATCTTATATGGGACAGAGGTTAAACGATTTTTGGGCTAAGGTGCCTTATATTTTGAACAGTTTGCTGGGAGTGTTGTGTAGATTTAGGCAAGATAATATAGCCATAGTGGGTGACATAGCAAAGATGTACCATACTGTAAAACTCAGCATACTAGATGAACATACACATAGATTTTTATGGAGGGACTTGGATGATAGTAGGCCACCTGATCAGTATGTTCTTACTACAGTAACATTTGGAGATAGGCCCAGTGGTACTATAGCTATGGTAGCTTTGAGACATACAGTAGAACAATTCGGTAAGGAATCACCGGATGTGCAAGATATGATTCTTAATAatacatatgtagatgatatactgTATTCTACTGATACCATTGAGAATGCAATCAAATTGATACAGGATACTGAAAGGGTATTGTCGCAGGGAAGTTTCAGAATAAAGCACTGGATAGTCAGCGGGCATTATGAAAACTGCAATATAAGAATAATAGAATCTGATAGTGAGAAAATCTTAGGTTTAAAATGGAATCCTGTAGATGACTATTTTTCCTTTGCTGTAAGACTCAACTTTACACCAAGAATAAGAAAGGTTAGGAGTGGTCCAAATTTAGATATAAGTGAATTTGATTATAAATTTCCAGAAATATTAACACGCAGAAAGATATTGAGTCAAATTGCATCTTTGTATGATCCATTAGGGTTGGTTATACCATTATTACTCAAAGTTAAGATCTTGATGAGATCCATGATTTCCAAAGGAAACTCGAATGGTGGTGAACGAATGGAAAGTGTTTTTCAAAGAATTGTATGGACTGGAGTCATTAACTTTTAG